Proteins found in one Pantoea cypripedii genomic segment:
- a CDS encoding M24 family metallopeptidase yields MQQLNNVVQGSESAFSADEYALRIQRTRERLSAAGVDVMIVTGPENIFWLTGQQTPGYYTFQALLLPVEGDPVFVIRQLEYFNFIANTFISDAAIYQDGDNPVDFLVGMLQQRGWLNKRIGLDKRGWFLPIAVYELLQSKLGTIADTAGVIEPLRAVKSAAEVEKIATAARYVDAGMRAGMAAIRSGSDENALVSAMMGAAIAAGSEYVGMEPLVSSGPRSGVPHGTWRRRVMQDNDPVFLEMAASHDRYHAALMRSAWIGRPPAIALEMEKVCQEALQAALDAIRPGATCAEPHIACQKVIDRAGFTEHFKKRTGYSIGVSFAPDWGEGGILSLYSGVTTELQPGMTFHIPPALRIYGEFTVGVSETVVVTETGYRQLGSLSRPLTLL; encoded by the coding sequence ATGCAACAGCTTAATAATGTGGTTCAGGGCAGTGAATCCGCGTTCAGCGCGGATGAGTATGCACTGCGTATTCAGCGCACCCGTGAGCGTCTTAGCGCCGCAGGTGTCGATGTGATGATCGTCACCGGGCCGGAAAATATCTTCTGGCTCACCGGTCAGCAAACCCCCGGTTATTACACCTTCCAGGCGCTGCTGCTGCCGGTAGAAGGGGATCCGGTGTTTGTGATTCGTCAGCTGGAATACTTCAACTTTATCGCCAACACCTTTATTTCTGACGCCGCCATCTATCAGGACGGCGATAACCCGGTGGATTTTCTTGTCGGCATGCTGCAACAGCGTGGCTGGCTGAATAAGCGCATCGGGCTGGACAAACGCGGCTGGTTCCTGCCGATTGCGGTTTATGAACTGCTGCAAAGCAAGCTCGGCACCATCGCCGACACTGCTGGGGTGATCGAACCCCTGCGTGCGGTGAAATCAGCGGCAGAAGTGGAAAAAATCGCCACCGCGGCACGTTATGTCGATGCCGGTATGCGCGCCGGTATGGCGGCGATTCGCAGCGGCAGCGATGAGAACGCGCTGGTTTCGGCCATGATGGGTGCTGCCATCGCGGCCGGTTCTGAATATGTCGGTATGGAGCCGCTGGTGTCCAGCGGGCCGCGCAGTGGTGTGCCGCACGGCACCTGGCGTCGTCGCGTGATGCAGGATAACGATCCGGTGTTCCTCGAAATGGCCGCCTCTCATGACCGCTACCACGCTGCGCTGATGCGTTCAGCCTGGATTGGTCGTCCACCGGCGATTGCGCTGGAAATGGAGAAAGTGTGCCAGGAAGCGTTACAAGCCGCGCTGGATGCCATCCGTCCAGGTGCGACCTGCGCCGAGCCGCATATCGCCTGCCAGAAGGTCATCGATCGCGCCGGTTTCACCGAACATTTCAAAAAGCGTACCGGTTATTCCATCGGTGTCTCTTTCGCACCGGACTGGGGCGAAGGCGGCATTCTCAGCCTGTACAGCGGTGTCACCACCGAATTGCAGCCGGGTATGACCTTCCATATTCCACCGGCACTGCGTATTTACGGCGAATTCACCGTCGGTGTCAGTGAAACCGTGGTGGTCACGGAAACCGGTTATCGCCAGCTTGGCAGTCTCTCTCGTCCATTAACTTTGCTGTAA
- a CDS encoding oxidoreductase — protein MSSTKTIFITGVSSGFGRALAQQALNQGHRVIGTVRNQAAREAFEAIKPGDAIACLLDVTDFAAIDSAVAALEEQVGPIDVLVNNAGYGHEGVMEESSLEEMRRQFDVNVFGAVAMIKAVLPFMRQRRRGHIINITSMGGFITMPGITYYCGSKFALEGISEALGKEVQPLGIFVTAVAPGSFRTDWAGRSMVRSERSIADYDALFDPIRQARAEKSGKQLGDPQKAALAMLDIIASDNPPAHLLLGSDALALVQDKLTTMNADIKRWEKLTRSTDGA, from the coding sequence ATGTCATCAACCAAAACAATATTCATCACCGGCGTCAGCAGCGGCTTTGGCCGTGCTTTGGCACAACAGGCGCTGAACCAGGGTCATCGGGTGATCGGCACCGTGCGTAATCAGGCAGCCAGAGAAGCATTTGAAGCGATCAAACCGGGTGATGCCATTGCCTGCCTGCTGGACGTGACCGACTTCGCCGCCATCGACAGTGCTGTTGCTGCACTGGAAGAGCAAGTGGGTCCGATTGATGTACTGGTCAACAATGCCGGTTACGGGCATGAAGGGGTGATGGAAGAGTCTTCGCTGGAGGAGATGCGCCGTCAGTTTGATGTCAACGTGTTTGGCGCTGTCGCCATGATAAAGGCTGTGCTGCCGTTTATGCGTCAGCGTCGTCGCGGGCATATCATCAATATCACCTCGATGGGCGGATTTATCACGATGCCGGGTATCACTTATTACTGCGGCAGCAAGTTTGCGCTGGAGGGGATTTCTGAAGCGCTGGGCAAAGAAGTGCAGCCCTTGGGTATCTTTGTCACTGCCGTCGCACCGGGATCTTTCCGCACCGATTGGGCCGGTCGTTCGATGGTACGCAGTGAAAGAAGCATTGCCGATTACGACGCGCTGTTTGACCCCATCCGCCAGGCGCGCGCGGAAAAAAGTGGTAAGCAGTTAGGTGATCCACAAAAAGCCGCGCTGGCGATGCTGGATATCATCGCTAGCGACAACCCTCCGGCACACCTGTTGCTGGGCAGCGATGCCCTGGCGCTGGTACAGGATAAATTAACCACAATGAATGCGGATATTAAACGCTGGGAAAAACTGACACGCTCAACCGATGGTGCATAA
- a CDS encoding M20 family metallopeptidase: MSSYQADSVRMKRDLTALVAINTENPPGHEREAAECVAGWLREAGFDLSFSEYAPGRTNVIALLKNGDGPCFAFNTHLDTVPAGTGWSSDPFTLTEREGRLYGRGACDAKGPLVAMVEALRMLAANRHSWSGTLMGVFTADEEVASEGAKFYVRDQPPAIDFAVIGEPTSNATFSAHKGSLRPRVRVKGVTAHSGTPELGINAIYQSAKLLGLIEEAHHQQVRCRCHALVGNASLTVTRVHGGHADNVVPDSCELLLDRRMVPGEDETAVKAELQQLLDHAREQSGVEAEIIAWQPTTGGATETDSSEAIVQHSLTACRRHGQPEPGPFGFQGGCDLVHFRTLGAKGVVVGPGALAVAHKPDEFVPVEEFIAAAYIYLDIALAMLPAEAQA, encoded by the coding sequence CGGGATCTTACCGCACTGGTCGCCATCAATACCGAAAACCCGCCAGGGCACGAACGTGAGGCCGCTGAGTGCGTAGCAGGCTGGCTGCGCGAGGCGGGTTTTGATCTCTCCTTCAGCGAGTATGCGCCAGGACGCACCAACGTGATCGCGCTGCTGAAGAATGGCGACGGCCCCTGCTTTGCTTTTAATACCCACCTCGATACCGTCCCGGCCGGGACGGGTTGGTCGAGCGATCCGTTCACCCTGACCGAGCGTGAAGGGCGTTTATATGGCCGTGGTGCCTGTGATGCCAAAGGCCCACTGGTGGCGATGGTAGAAGCGCTGCGTATGCTGGCGGCCAATCGACACAGCTGGTCCGGCACGCTGATGGGTGTGTTTACCGCAGATGAAGAGGTGGCGAGTGAAGGCGCGAAGTTTTATGTGCGCGATCAACCGCCCGCTATCGACTTTGCGGTGATTGGTGAACCGACGTCCAACGCCACCTTCTCGGCCCACAAAGGCAGCCTGCGCCCGCGCGTGCGGGTAAAAGGCGTCACGGCGCATTCCGGGACGCCAGAGCTGGGTATCAACGCGATTTACCAGTCGGCGAAGCTGCTGGGGTTGATCGAAGAAGCGCATCACCAGCAGGTGCGCTGCCGCTGTCATGCGCTGGTGGGTAACGCCAGCTTAACCGTCACCCGCGTGCACGGTGGACACGCCGATAATGTGGTGCCGGACAGCTGCGAACTGCTGCTGGACCGTCGCATGGTGCCGGGCGAAGACGAAACAGCGGTGAAAGCGGAGCTGCAACAACTGCTCGATCACGCCAGAGAACAATCCGGCGTTGAGGCAGAAATCATCGCCTGGCAGCCCACCACGGGCGGCGCCACCGAAACCGACAGCAGTGAAGCCATCGTGCAGCACAGTCTGACGGCCTGCCGTCGGCATGGTCAACCGGAACCGGGTCCGTTTGGTTTCCAGGGCGGCTGCGATCTGGTGCATTTCCGTACCCTCGGTGCCAAAGGCGTGGTAGTCGGCCCGGGTGCACTGGCGGTGGCGCATAAGCCGGATGAGTTTGTGCCGGTGGAAGAGTTTATCGCTGCGGCCTACATCTACCTTGATATCGCGCTGGCCATGCTGCCTGCTGAGGCCCAGGCGTGA
- the fdhA gene encoding formaldehyde dehydrogenase, glutathione-independent: protein MSENRGVVYKGKGQVEVQSIDYPKMHDPRGKKIEHGVILKVLSTNICGSDQHMVRGRTTAQVGLVLGHEITGEVIEKGRDVEMFAIGDVVSVPFNVACGRCRSCKEQHTGVCLTVNPARAGGAYGYVDMGDWVGGQAEYVLVPYADFNLLKLPDREQALEKIKDLTCLSDILPTGFHGAVTAGVGPGSTVYVAGAGPVGMAAAASARLLGAAVVIVGDMNEARIKHAAEQGFEVVDLSKDTPLHEQIAAILGVPEVDCAIDAVGFEARGHGHEGAQHEAPATVLNALMQVTRVAGKIGIPGLYVTEDPGAVDKAAKMGSLSIRLGLGWAKSHAFHTGQAPVMKYNRQLMQAILWDRIPIAKIVGVEVISLEDAPRGYSEFDSGAPKKFVIDPHFSFSKP from the coding sequence ATGTCTGAAAACCGCGGAGTGGTATACAAAGGTAAAGGCCAGGTTGAAGTCCAGTCGATTGATTATCCGAAAATGCACGACCCCAGGGGCAAGAAAATAGAACATGGTGTGATCCTCAAAGTACTCTCAACGAATATATGCGGCTCCGACCAACATATGGTACGCGGGCGAACTACCGCTCAGGTTGGGTTAGTGCTGGGGCATGAAATCACCGGGGAGGTGATTGAAAAAGGTCGCGATGTGGAAATGTTCGCGATTGGCGATGTGGTCTCGGTGCCGTTCAATGTGGCCTGCGGGCGCTGTCGTTCCTGTAAAGAACAGCACACCGGCGTATGTCTGACGGTGAATCCGGCGCGTGCTGGCGGAGCCTATGGCTACGTGGACATGGGGGATTGGGTCGGTGGCCAGGCCGAATATGTGCTGGTGCCTTATGCTGATTTCAATTTACTCAAGCTGCCGGATCGTGAGCAGGCGCTGGAGAAAATCAAAGACTTAACCTGCCTTTCCGATATCCTGCCCACCGGCTTCCACGGGGCGGTGACGGCGGGTGTGGGACCCGGCAGCACCGTTTATGTCGCGGGCGCGGGTCCGGTGGGCATGGCTGCGGCGGCATCGGCCCGCCTGCTGGGTGCGGCGGTGGTGATTGTCGGCGATATGAATGAAGCGCGTATCAAACATGCGGCCGAACAAGGTTTTGAAGTGGTTGATTTAAGTAAAGATACCCCACTGCATGAGCAGATTGCCGCCATCCTCGGCGTGCCGGAAGTGGATTGCGCCATCGACGCCGTGGGCTTTGAAGCCCGTGGACACGGCCATGAAGGTGCACAGCACGAAGCACCGGCAACCGTCCTCAATGCGCTGATGCAGGTCACACGTGTGGCAGGTAAGATCGGTATTCCCGGTCTGTACGTCACCGAAGATCCCGGTGCTGTCGATAAGGCGGCGAAGATGGGTAGTCTGAGCATTCGGCTGGGACTAGGCTGGGCCAAATCCCACGCCTTCCATACCGGACAGGCACCGGTGATGAAATATAATCGTCAGCTAATGCAGGCTATTCTCTGGGATCGTATTCCGATTGCCAAAATAGTTGGTGTAGAGGTGATTTCACTGGAAGACGCGCCGCGTGGCTACAGTGAGTTTGATTCTGGCGCACCGAAAAAATTTGTTATTGATCCGCATTTCTCCTTCTCGAAACCCTGA
- a CDS encoding AraC family transcriptional regulator, with product MSEQIQTSMVALLRALAPDEGYNLTALEQVRILRSDRPLARTPVLYDPGIVIVCQGCKRGYLGDRVYVYDAQHYLAVSVPVPFVMETDASPERPLLAIYMHLDFTVAAELMLQLDQQGGTEPIPAPQSMVSSPMDVVMQGSVLRFLQAMNHPRDAVILGPALMRELYYRVLTGEQGSVMRSALTQQGQFGKIGKALRQIHATYAQALTLAQLAAEAGMSVPTFHSHFKAITGAAPMQYVKSVRLHQARMLMVRQEMTAAAASFAVGYESPSQFNREFKRLFGLPPAEESRRMQQHFAVPPEHRDAAFVSSH from the coding sequence ATGAGTGAGCAGATTCAGACCAGCATGGTGGCATTGCTACGTGCGCTGGCACCCGATGAAGGCTATAACCTGACCGCGCTGGAGCAGGTACGTATCCTGCGATCCGACCGTCCTCTGGCACGTACCCCGGTGCTGTACGATCCGGGTATTGTCATTGTCTGCCAGGGGTGTAAGCGGGGTTATCTTGGCGATCGGGTTTATGTCTATGACGCGCAGCACTACCTTGCCGTTTCAGTGCCGGTGCCCTTTGTGATGGAAACCGATGCCAGCCCCGAGCGGCCTCTGTTGGCCATTTATATGCATCTGGATTTCACAGTGGCGGCAGAGTTGATGCTTCAGCTCGATCAGCAGGGCGGAACCGAACCGATACCCGCACCGCAAAGCATGGTGTCCAGCCCGATGGATGTGGTGATGCAAGGCTCCGTGTTGCGGTTTCTGCAAGCGATGAACCACCCGCGTGATGCCGTTATTTTGGGACCCGCCCTGATGCGTGAATTGTATTACCGGGTGCTGACTGGCGAACAGGGCAGTGTGATGCGTTCAGCCCTGACGCAGCAGGGACAGTTTGGCAAAATTGGCAAAGCGCTGCGCCAGATCCACGCCACCTATGCGCAGGCACTGACGCTGGCGCAACTGGCCGCCGAGGCGGGCATGAGCGTACCCACTTTTCACAGCCACTTTAAGGCCATCACTGGCGCTGCGCCGATGCAATATGTGAAATCGGTACGGCTGCATCAGGCACGAATGTTGATGGTACGGCAGGAGATGACCGCTGCCGCCGCCAGCTTTGCCGTGGGTTATGAAAGCCCGTCGCAGTTTAATCGCGAATTCAAACGCCTGTTTGGCCTGCCACCTGCAGAGGAGAGCCGCAGAATGCAGCAGCATTTTGCTGTGCCACCAGAGCACCGGGACGCGGCGTTTGTTTCTTCGCATTGA
- a CDS encoding mandelate racemase/muconate lactonizing enzyme family protein, which yields MKAQLWRGDLHYAGVTLHTAASGAVHALDTLWLQLEDQGVQGIGEVRLNIAYLHGYSEQQVLNNLLAALTQWDWQADAQSMLATIHADDSPLLAPSRMLLDMALHDLLARQQGVSLAAWLGVPAAALGFATNQTLFWGSEAQMLAQAKGYVERGFTQLKLRTGVADFATDLARLQMLRDTFGDRIKLAIDVNGQWSLAQAHQALPQLRELQLSYIEQPLAVADDRHLAELYPYGIPIMLDESLNSSAAIDRLIAAEGALWGHLKLVKLGGLAPTLAAARRLQSAAVPFMIGQMNEGHAATAAALQLCRVLQPAFAELYGADGLTDDPVSGLAYAHGQVAVNDSPGLGVQFSAARATFLQEFSDATA from the coding sequence GTGAAGGCGCAACTGTGGCGCGGTGACCTGCATTACGCCGGGGTAACGCTGCATACCGCCGCATCCGGTGCGGTACATGCACTCGATACCCTGTGGCTTCAGCTGGAAGACCAGGGTGTACAAGGCATCGGTGAAGTGCGGCTCAACATCGCCTATCTGCATGGCTACAGCGAACAACAGGTGCTGAACAATCTGCTGGCGGCGCTGACGCAGTGGGACTGGCAGGCCGATGCGCAAAGCATGCTGGCGACTATCCATGCCGACGATAGCCCGCTGCTGGCTCCGTCACGCATGCTGCTGGATATGGCGCTGCATGACCTGCTGGCGCGTCAGCAGGGCGTCAGCCTTGCTGCCTGGCTGGGTGTCCCGGCGGCAGCATTGGGTTTCGCCACTAACCAGACGCTGTTCTGGGGCAGCGAAGCGCAGATGCTGGCGCAGGCGAAAGGCTATGTCGAGCGCGGTTTCACCCAGTTGAAACTGCGTACCGGCGTGGCGGATTTCGCCACCGATCTGGCGCGTCTGCAGATGCTGCGCGACACCTTCGGTGACCGCATCAAGCTGGCGATTGACGTCAACGGCCAGTGGTCGCTGGCGCAGGCCCACCAGGCGCTGCCGCAATTGCGTGAGCTTCAACTGAGTTATATCGAGCAGCCGCTGGCGGTTGCGGACGACCGGCATCTGGCGGAGCTGTACCCCTACGGCATTCCGATCATGCTCGACGAAAGCCTTAACAGCAGCGCGGCCATCGATCGCCTGATTGCCGCCGAAGGGGCGCTGTGGGGGCACCTGAAGCTGGTCAAGTTAGGGGGGCTGGCTCCGACATTGGCAGCGGCACGCCGTCTGCAAAGCGCAGCTGTCCCTTTCATGATTGGTCAGATGAATGAAGGCCATGCCGCGACGGCAGCGGCGTTACAGCTGTGTCGCGTGCTGCAACCGGCGTTCGCCGAACTTTACGGCGCTGATGGTTTAACCGATGACCCGGTCAGCGGCCTCGCTTATGCCCACGGCCAGGTCGCCGTGAATGATTCTCCCGGCCTGGGTGTGCAGTTTTCTGCCGCCCGCGCCACTTTCCTCCAGGAGTTTAGTGATGCAACAGCTTAA
- a CDS encoding M20 family metallopeptidase: MSALIDLTQQLLRFNTINPPGDEAECIAWLADYLRDAGFQVQQHRFGDRRANLIASLPGKADGKPLGFTGHLDTVPLGVADWQYDPFGTDIVDDRIYGRGSSDMKAAIAAFITACQRHKPAIMAGSGVVLYLTGGEETGCDGAQALIDETELPQPGALIVGEPTANYPVIGHKGALWLRCETRGKTAHGAMPHLGINAIYLAADALGKIQHFSPGAAHPLMKQPTINVGRIQGGLNINSVPDRSTFDVDIRTAPNLQHGEIRQRLATTLGENVFVTTLVDLPPVLSAEEHRWMQQVFQLCQPLHAEALTARIVPYFTDASLLLPALGAPPCVILGPGEPTMAHQTDEYCLLSRLEEAENLYGEMIAAWMATPDCT, encoded by the coding sequence ATGAGCGCGTTAATCGATCTGACGCAGCAATTGCTGCGTTTCAACACCATCAATCCCCCCGGCGACGAAGCTGAATGCATAGCGTGGCTGGCGGATTACCTCCGCGATGCGGGTTTTCAGGTGCAGCAGCATCGTTTTGGTGACCGGCGAGCCAATCTGATCGCTTCGCTACCTGGCAAAGCCGATGGTAAACCGCTCGGCTTTACCGGGCATCTGGATACCGTGCCGCTGGGCGTGGCTGACTGGCAATATGATCCTTTCGGTACGGATATTGTTGATGACCGCATCTATGGCCGCGGCAGCAGCGATATGAAGGCGGCGATTGCCGCCTTTATCACCGCCTGTCAGCGTCACAAACCCGCGATCATGGCGGGTAGTGGCGTGGTGCTGTACCTCACCGGTGGTGAAGAGACCGGCTGCGACGGCGCGCAGGCGTTGATCGATGAGACTGAGCTGCCGCAACCGGGCGCGTTGATTGTCGGCGAACCGACCGCTAACTATCCGGTGATTGGGCACAAAGGTGCGCTGTGGTTGCGTTGTGAAACCCGGGGGAAAACCGCACATGGCGCGATGCCACATCTGGGCATCAACGCTATTTATCTGGCGGCAGACGCGCTGGGTAAAATCCAGCATTTCTCACCTGGCGCGGCGCATCCGCTGATGAAGCAACCGACGATTAACGTTGGACGCATCCAGGGTGGGTTAAACATCAACTCGGTGCCCGATCGCTCTACCTTTGATGTCGATATCCGCACCGCACCGAATCTGCAACATGGCGAGATCCGCCAGCGCCTGGCGACAACCCTCGGGGAAAACGTATTCGTCACCACGCTGGTCGATTTACCTCCGGTTTTGAGTGCAGAGGAACATCGCTGGATGCAGCAGGTATTCCAGTTATGCCAGCCATTACACGCCGAAGCGCTGACTGCACGGATTGTGCCTTACTTTACCGATGCGTCGTTGCTGCTACCGGCCCTGGGTGCCCCGCCGTGCGTCATTCTCGGGCCTGGTGAGCCCACCATGGCCCATCAGACCGATGAATATTGCCTGCTGTCGCGGCTGGAGGAGGCGGAGAATCTATACGGGGAAATGATTGCCGCGTGGATGGCCACCCCAGACTGCACGTAA
- a CDS encoding dihydrodipicolinate synthase family protein: MKDINECRERLRGIFNITVTPFDAAGAIDFAALRENIERVIGLGYDGILIGGTYGEFPVMSLAERRELFHQVMDCVQDRIPVMLCSASSDPRDARELTMLAGDLGGLPMVTAPYVSEITDAQILSYFKEMAPLSKTGILVYNAPGIGITLSPALLEQLADVAGVVGIKQGDLNPTAIDQIANRLRGRLRLFCASDLAFLGPMMAGFDGISTTNSGALPELVLATFRAVEKGDAGTARDLHQLWYDYRALARQHGQPQLVKAAMALRGFNGGRVRAPLLDISAEAQTALTSVMRKLASDARTGVTLAE, encoded by the coding sequence ATGAAAGATATTAACGAATGCCGTGAACGCCTGCGTGGCATTTTCAACATCACCGTCACGCCGTTTGATGCCGCTGGCGCTATCGACTTCGCTGCCCTGCGGGAAAACATTGAGCGCGTCATTGGTCTTGGTTATGACGGCATTCTGATTGGCGGGACGTATGGCGAGTTTCCGGTGATGTCACTGGCTGAACGCCGTGAATTGTTCCATCAGGTCATGGACTGCGTGCAGGACCGTATCCCGGTGATGTTGTGCAGCGCCAGCTCAGACCCGCGTGATGCGCGCGAGCTGACCATGCTGGCTGGCGATCTGGGTGGTTTACCGATGGTGACTGCACCTTACGTCAGCGAAATCACCGATGCACAAATCCTGTCTTATTTCAAAGAGATGGCCCCGTTATCAAAAACCGGCATTCTGGTCTACAACGCACCGGGCATTGGTATCACGCTGTCGCCCGCCTTGCTGGAACAGCTGGCGGATGTCGCGGGTGTGGTCGGTATCAAGCAGGGAGATCTCAACCCGACTGCCATCGACCAAATCGCCAACCGTCTGCGTGGACGTCTGCGTCTGTTCTGCGCCTCGGACCTCGCGTTCTTAGGCCCAATGATGGCCGGTTTTGATGGCATCAGCACCACCAACAGCGGGGCACTGCCGGAGCTGGTGTTAGCCACGTTCCGTGCGGTGGAAAAAGGCGATGCGGGTACGGCACGCGATCTTCATCAGCTGTGGTACGACTACCGCGCCCTGGCGCGTCAGCACGGACAACCGCAACTGGTGAAGGCGGCGATGGCGCTGCGTGGCTTTAATGGTGGTCGCGTGCGTGCACCGCTGCTGGACATTTCTGCGGAAGCCCAGACAGCGCTGACCAGCGTGATGCGCAAACTGGCCAGCGATGCGCGTACCGGCGTTACCCTCGCTGAGTAA
- a CDS encoding glutamine amidotransferase-related protein, whose protein sequence is MSLIFILDDSPLPARYGVTASQWANQLGLPLWSLRPSFNGDVPDSHQHVIPAGYCVTSGLYRSDTLQQEVSNADLLPNADAVIVLPIARAAEIADRPGSRLYSHDSGQTLVLRDHTQTLLTLHTDHYGRWSASPAAEATSTLRIGLIGREADHRQAYPATLAALGDAAAALHLTLDIHFLPPASLSASLDELEGLHGVLLPGGSSMAAVQGQIRVAQATATRPLPTLGLCLGMQSMATAAVRQQPGCEQAILAEVAPDAALHSFVAFSDGRHRCGVLPFHDTAMHYNHRYRFNPQLLAPLSASGVQVNAQTDDIIEAITLPAHRFWQGVQGHPELASRPDAPHPLITAFLQAALTQRG, encoded by the coding sequence GTGTCACTGATATTCATTCTCGATGATTCACCCTTACCAGCCCGTTACGGTGTCACCGCCAGCCAGTGGGCTAACCAACTCGGGTTGCCGTTGTGGAGCCTGCGCCCCAGCTTTAACGGCGATGTACCCGATAGCCATCAACACGTCATCCCGGCCGGTTACTGCGTCACCAGCGGCCTGTATCGTAGCGATACGCTGCAACAGGAGGTGAGCAACGCCGACCTGCTACCGAACGCTGACGCGGTGATCGTCTTACCGATCGCGCGTGCCGCTGAGATCGCCGATCGGCCTGGCTCCCGGCTGTACAGCCACGACAGCGGTCAGACGCTGGTCCTGCGCGACCACACCCAAACCTTGCTAACGCTGCATACCGACCACTATGGTCGCTGGTCTGCCTCGCCAGCCGCTGAGGCCACCAGCACGTTACGCATTGGCCTGATTGGTCGCGAAGCGGATCATCGTCAGGCCTACCCGGCGACGCTGGCCGCGCTGGGTGATGCCGCAGCGGCACTGCATCTGACGCTCGACATCCACTTCCTGCCACCCGCCTCACTCTCCGCCAGCCTGGATGAGCTGGAGGGGCTGCACGGCGTGTTGCTGCCGGGGGGTTCGTCGATGGCAGCGGTACAGGGACAAATCCGCGTCGCCCAGGCCACCGCTACTCGCCCGCTCCCCACCCTCGGGCTGTGCCTGGGCATGCAGAGCATGGCTACCGCTGCCGTGCGCCAGCAACCGGGATGTGAACAGGCGATCCTCGCGGAAGTCGCCCCCGATGCCGCGCTGCACAGCTTTGTTGCCTTTAGCGATGGCCGACACCGTTGTGGGGTGCTGCCATTTCATGACACTGCCATGCACTACAACCATCGCTATCGCTTCAACCCGCAGCTGTTAGCACCCCTCAGCGCCAGTGGCGTGCAGGTTAACGCGCAGACCGACGACATCATTGAGGCCATCACCCTGCCGGCTCATCGTTTCTGGCAGGGGGTGCAGGGACATCCCGAACTGGCTTCACGCCCGGACGCCCCGCACCCGCTGATCACCGCATTTCTTCAGGCGGCGCTTACTCAGCGAGGGTAA
- a CDS encoding pyridoxal phosphate-dependent aminotransferase encodes MNNSQTARRMQRVRPSPTATISDQVRELEAAGKTVINLGEGELDFATPASISYAGIEAIVQQQTKYTAVAGTAALKAAIAGKFARDNQLQFAPDEIIAGSGAKQLIFNALLATVDAGQQVIIPAPYWVSYPDMVTLAEGEPVIVPCTEADGWKLQPAQLAACLTPETRWVILNSPGNPTGAIYSAQELRALADVLSDHPHVLIMADDIYEPLRYDQTPFATFAEVAPQLAHRTLTVNGVSKSHAMTGWRLGYAAGPRWLIAAMQVLQSQSTSNASSIAQAAAVAALNQPADFLVGWLEKLTQRRNQVLAMIAATDGLSASAPQGAFYVFANCQGLIGRRTPGGEVISDDKALASWLLAEAQVAVLHGSAFGTPGYLRIAYAVDDALLATACQRLGQACASLR; translated from the coding sequence ATGAATAACAGTCAAACGGCCCGGCGTATGCAGCGGGTACGACCTTCGCCAACCGCGACCATATCTGACCAGGTACGTGAACTGGAAGCGGCAGGAAAAACAGTCATCAATCTGGGTGAAGGCGAGCTGGACTTCGCCACCCCGGCGTCCATCAGCTATGCCGGTATCGAAGCCATCGTGCAGCAGCAAACCAAGTACACCGCCGTGGCGGGTACGGCAGCATTAAAAGCGGCGATTGCCGGCAAATTTGCCCGCGACAATCAGTTGCAGTTCGCGCCAGATGAAATCATCGCCGGTAGTGGGGCGAAACAGTTGATTTTTAATGCGCTGCTGGCGACGGTGGATGCAGGTCAGCAGGTGATCATTCCCGCCCCGTACTGGGTTTCTTATCCTGATATGGTGACGCTGGCGGAGGGTGAGCCGGTGATCGTTCCCTGCACTGAGGCAGACGGCTGGAAGCTGCAACCGGCGCAACTGGCTGCGTGCCTGACGCCGGAAACGCGCTGGGTGATCCTCAATTCGCCGGGTAATCCTACCGGTGCGATTTATAGCGCCCAGGAATTGCGCGCGCTGGCAGATGTGCTGTCCGATCATCCTCATGTGCTGATTATGGCGGATGATATCTATGAACCGCTGCGCTATGACCAGACGCCGTTTGCGACCTTTGCCGAAGTGGCACCTCAGCTGGCACATCGCACCCTGACGGTGAACGGCGTGTCAAAAAGCCATGCCATGACGGGCTGGCGTCTGGGCTATGCGGCGGGACCGCGCTGGCTGATTGCGGCGATGCAGGTGTTGCAATCGCAAAGCACCTCCAATGCCAGCAGCATTGCGCAGGCGGCGGCGGTGGCAGCGTTGAATCAACCGGCAGATTTTCTGGTGGGCTGGCTGGAAAAACTGACACAGCGCCGTAACCAGGTGCTGGCGATGATTGCGGCAACTGACGGGCTGAGCGCCAGCGCACCACAGGGGGCGTTTTATGTGTTCGCCAATTGCCAGGGGTTGATTGGTCGCCGCACGCCGGGCGGTGAGGTGATCAGCGACGATAAAGCGCTGGCATCCTGGCTGCTGGCGGAAGCCCAGGTGGCGGTGCTGCACGGCTCGGCATTTGGTACGCCCGGCTACCTGCGTATTGCTTACGCGGTGGACGATGCGCTGCTGGCAACGGCGTGTCAGCGACTGGGGCAGGCGTGCGCCAGCTTGCGGTAA